Part of the Budorcas taxicolor isolate Tak-1 chromosome 9, Takin1.1, whole genome shotgun sequence genome is shown below.
GGATTTTAAAAGGCTAGAAAATGCTTATCACATGGAAGCAGAGGTATGTATCATCTTCACAAATAACTGGAAACAGCATGACTTTGTGGGGacaatttgcttttaattttattcttgaaaGTCAAGTACAGGAAAAATACTTCTCATGGTGTTGATAAAAGATCATTTTCCTCAAAATCATTTTTGGTGTTAACATATCTGGGTGAGATTTAAGAGAAATTGTtttgaaatggaataaaaatagcAAGAGGGAAGTAGCATTTAATTGCCACCTGAACAAAATTTTCATAATGCTATCATGTAGTCAACAGGAAGAAACACTACAGAGGAAAAATTTCTTCTCCTCAGATAAATAGGAAATTAATAGTCATAGCATAAAGGATTGAAAGACTTCAACATTCTTTTGTTTCACAAgacaattttattttgtgttaagatatatttaaaaataaaaactactcaACCTTTGCACAAATTGAaaaaattgtgtatttttttacACACAATTAATGaaaacttagatagtatattcaaaagcagagagattactttgccgactaaggtccgtctagtcaaggctatggtttttcctgtggtcatgtatggatgtgagagttggactgtgaagaaggctgaatgccaaagaattaatggttttgaactgtggtgttggagaagactcttgagagtcccttgaactgtaaggagatccaaccagtccattctgaaggagaccagccctgggatttctttggaagaaatgatgctaaggctgaagctccagtactttggccacctcatgcgaagagttgactcattggaaaagactctgatgctgggagggattgtgggcaggaggagaaggggacgacagaggatgagatggctggatggcatcaccaaatcaatgcagattagtttgagtgaactccgggagttggtgatggacagggaggcctggcgtgctgcgattcatggggttacgaagagtcggacatgactgagcgactgaactgaactgaatgaaaacatTTAGTTCCTAGAACTGTTGAGCTTTTTACTTATCTTCAAAGATTTTATGATCAGGACTTTACGAAGTCAGAGTATGTTATAAGTAGTTACAGCCAGGTTAGAAGAGTGCTGTCTCTTTGATTCCAAACTTGGAGTATGTGCTTAGTCACACCGCTTCCTTGCCACAGGAAACAAACAAGAGTGGATTAGAATGGACTCTTGTTAATCCAATCAGAGAAACTTtgcctttcagtttagttcagttgctcagtcgtgtacgactctttgcgaccccatgaattccagcacgccaggcctccctgtccatcaccatctcccggagttcactcagactcacgtccatggagtcagtgatgccatccagccatctcatcctcggtcgtccccttctcctcctgcccccaatccctcccagcatcagagtcctttccaatgagtcaactctttgcatgaggtggccaaagtactggagtttcagctttagcatcagtccttccagtgaacacccaggactgatctcctttagaatgcactggttggatctccttgcagtccaagggactctcaagagtcttctccaacaccacagttcaaaagcatcaattcttcggcgttcagccttcttcacagtccaactctcacatccgtacatgaccacaggaaaaaccatagccttgactagacggaccttagtcggcaaagtaatgtctctgcttttgaatatattatctaggttgctcataacttttcttccaaggagtaagtgtcttttaatttcatggctgcagtcaccatttgcagtgattttggagccccagaaaataaagtctgacactatttccactgtttccccatctatttcccatgaagtgatgggaccagaggccatgatctttgttttctgaatattgagctttaggccagctttttcactctccactttcactttcatcaagaggctttttagctcctcttcactttctgccataagggtgttgtcatctgcatatctgaggtgattgatatttctcctggcaatcttgattccagcttgtgtttcttccagtccagcatttcttacgatgtgctctgcatataagttaaataagcagggtgacaatatacagccttgacatactccttttcctatttggaaccagtctgttgttccatgtccagttctaactgctgcttcctgacctgcatacagatttctcaagaggcaggtcaggtggtctggtattcccatatctcagaattttccacagtttcttgtgatccacacagttaaaggctttggcatagtcaataaagcagaaatagatgttttcctagaactctcttgctttttccatgatccagcggatgttggcaatttgatctctggttcctctgccttaagAAATCACCTAGTCCTACCTTCAGGCAGataatacattatttttcctaaatttaaCAGTGTGGCTAAGATAGCTTAGGCTCAGACTTTTTAACGATCATATTAAAGAATTAGAATGGAAATTAGAATCCTGGCTTCTTACCTCTTGAGTTAGTAATTATCATAATACACTGTTGTCCCTATATTAACTTGaataaatttgtaattttttcacttaaaatttaactatctgaaggaattttaaaaatactttaatgattttgggcttccctgttggctcagcaataaagaatccacctgcaatgcaggagatgtcataGGCACCTCAcgttcaattcctggctcaggaagatcccctggagaaggaaatggtgacccactccagtattcttgcctgggaaatccaatggacagaggagcctgacaggctacagtccacggggtcgcagagagtccggacatgacttagtgactaaacaacaacgatgaTGATGATTTTAGGGATCCACCTGGGAAATGTTGAAGTAAAACCTCAGCTTTGCAATTCCTTTATCTGTCTTTCCACTTCTTATGTTGTTTTCTTGTTACAGTTTCAGTGttggagagatttttaaaaccTGGGACATAATAAGCATTCAGTAAAGGTCTATTAAAAAGTTATAGGAAAAGTAGTAGAAACAGTCTTCCCTCTCCTTGTCCTTGCACGTTtccatgtgttgtgtgtgttccaTACATTATCTCATCTAATCTTTTCTCAACTCTTCATTTTTgttgtgaaatattttatatgtggtTTGGTTTTAgtggttttagttgctaagtcatgtccaactcttgtgaccccgtggactgtggcctgctaggctcctctgtccatgggattttccaggcaagaatactggagtgggttgccaattccttgtCCAATGTATAAATCATATTTATACTTGATTTATgcatttaaatcatatttttcctACCTTCTATTTCCCCTATATTCAGCAAAAATATTGTTCAAAATCAAAGGCCAATTATAGACTTTTTcagaaagctgaaagaatttaTTACCATAGACCTTCAATCCAAGGAATGTTAAACAGAGTTGGGTAGGTGGAAGGAAATGGTACTAGAAAGGAATAGGAATCTACAGAGAGGAATGAAGAACACTGAAAATGGTAACTACATAGGtagatttgatatttttcttatatctCTATAACTCTACacctatataaaaataattgtttaaacaAAAAGATAATGATGAACTTTAGGGATTctaacatatataaaacatacaacCGCAATAGcatgaagggagaaatagaagtACAATATTTAAAGTTTCTTATGTGTGAAATGGTGTATCTCCTGAAGGTAGACTGAGATAAATTAAACATATGTATACTGTAGACTCTAAAGCAGACACTAAAGTAACAGGTTACAGTAAAGAAACCAATGAAAGATatcaaatagaataaaaaatatactcaATCTCTTCCCAAAAAGGCAGAAAATGGGGAGAGGGGAACAAAGAAAATATGAGACAAATAGAAAATCAATAGCAAGATCAGAAGTTTAAATATAACCAtatcaataatcacattaaatataaataatttaaggggctttccccatggctcagtaaagaacctgcctgccaatgcaggaaacataagagacgcaggttcaagccctgggtcaggaagatcccctggaggagagcatggcaagccactccagtattcttgcctggagtatggacagaggagtctggcaggctacagtccacagcgttgcaaagagttgaacacaactgaagcaacttagcatgcacgcatgctgaTGTATAAGTGAGATGAATGACAGTAATGATACAAGAGATGGGGTGGAATACTTaggattattttgttattatagtTATACAGCCCATAAAGTGGTATAGTGTTATTTAAAGTGGACTTGGATTCATTGTAAATATGTATTATGTACTTTAGGGAAACCACTAATAAAAGCTCAAAAAATATAACTGTTATgctaagaaaggagaaaaaaaagaaaccatgaaaTGCTCAATTAAAATCACAAAAGGCAGAAGACAGAACTtagaaaagagaacaaaggaaacaaatagaaaacagtaaagaatatgGTAGATATTAATCCAGCTATATCAGTAATGCTTTGAACATCAATGGTCTAAATGCAGCAATTAAAAGACAGATTGTCACAGTGGATCAAAAAACACCATCAAACTATATGTTATCTATGagaaatctgttttaaatataaagacatataTAGATATCCATGGAGAAAAATTAATCATACcaacactaatcaaaagaaagcaagagtcaCTATTGTAATTTTAGACAGAGCAGACTTCATAATAGGGAGTTATCAAGGATACAGAAGGGTATTATGTAATGATACAGGGCAGTTTTCCAAGAAACATAACAAtccatggggacttccctggtggtccagtggttaagactctgtgcttccagtgcagggttcagtccctggtcagggaactaagatcccacatgccacacagtggcacagccaaaaaataataacagtctTTAATATGCATTCTCCTGAGTGTCAAACTACATcaggcaaaaactaatagaaccTCTAGGAGAAATAGATGCGTCCACCATCATAGTTGGAGTCTCCAACTTCCTTTATCAAAAAGGGAcagattcagggacttccctggtggtccagtggttaacagtctacctggcagtgcaggggacatgggttcagtccctggccagggaactaagatcccacaggccatggagcaactaagcctgtgggccgcAAGTAGACAGACTATACACCACACAAAAACTCCCGCATGATGCAGTGAAGACCctatgtgcagcaactaagacctgatgcagccaaataaaaaatttttttttaaaaaaaaggaaagtcacTTTAAAAAGAAGGGGCAGATTCCACAGGCATAAAATCAGTAAGGACCTAGTTAAATTCAATAATACCATCAATTGACTGAATATAATGGACATCTacggggcttctcaggtggttcagtggtaaagatccacctgccaagcaggagacatgggttccatcaacccctgggtcaagaagatctcctggagaaggaaatggcaacccactccagtgttcttgtctagaaaatcccatggacagagaagccatgggttcacaaagagtcggacacaacttaacaactaaaaaacaacaacaaaatggaaatCTATAAAATACTTCCCCCAAAACAGAATTCTTCTCAAGCTCtcatggaacattcaccaagatagcACACATTTGGAATTTGGGTCTTTCAAGAACAAGCCACCCGTTCTTAATACTTGGCTCTgcagtaaacctttctctgctccccttACCCCTAAAATACATTCTAGGCCAAAACTTAtaccttaacaaatttaaaaggatagATAATATAATGTCTGCTCTCTGatcacaatggaattaaactagaaatcagtaacagaaacataattggaaaatccccaaatatgtggagattaaacaacatactTCTAAATGACACGTGGATCAATGAAGACATcccaagagaaatttttaaatgtttagaactaaatgaaaatgaaaatacaatctaTCAAAAACTATGAGATGCAGCGAAAGCAGGGCTTAGCGAGAAATTTTAGCATTGAATGCATatagtaaaaagaagaaaaatctgaaataaataatCTAAGCTTCTGCCtttagaaactagaaaaaaagagcaaattaatCCAAAGTAAATATTGAAACCAGACAGAACATCAGTCTTCCGTGGATAACATTTATGATGAAAGGCAACTGTTCTGTATTGTATAAGATGACTCTGTGCTACTCCAGCCTGTGCTTAAGTATCTGTACATTATTGTTTCACATACTTTACATAAAGTATTATATGTTTTACATAAAGTACTTCAGTACCTGCACTGTATTGTTTTACGTATTGAGCTTGTGTAAAGTTTCCTTAGGAAAAAggtttagtttgcttccatagaATGTTTAAAGACTACAGTTTTCAAGTATTGCTGAATATATAAGAACTGCTTCCACATAGTTAAAGGCAGATGGCATAATGAAATAGATGAGCTTTTGCGTATAGATCTGAAAATAACTATTGGATGAAGAAGCATACCTCACTGACAGCAGTGAAGCATGAAGTAATTACCACTAATCAGGAAGCTAACTAATGTCTAAAGAGTCATGAAACATTTATCAGGCTAAGAATTTAGccaaataataaaactgaaggGGAAGCCCCCCAATTCTGTTTCATAAAAAAGTCCCTGActgatttaaaatgaatttttaaatgttcaagtcaacattaaacaaattaaaaaattcataagCAAAGATAAATTCAATAACAAAATTTGGTTATAAGTACCAAGTAGGCCTTTCTTATCTGTTACCTACTATAAAATAACCTCACTGTAATctgtctttacttttttttaattcacatgtagaaaaaaatttgaaatcagaaatgaaaataatttcaactGTTATTTCATTTACAGGTCTGCATTACATTTACTGAATTCggaaaaatgcaaaatatctgTAACTTTCTTGTTGAAAAGCTAGATAGCTCTGTTGTCATCAGCCAACCCCAGTTCTATCATATGCCAGGTTCTATTGATAACCTTCGGTAAGTTAAGCACATCTTTCAATGAATTATCAACTAATTAAACAAAACTGTTCCATCCTACAGTTTGTTGAATGTCTTACTAATCATCTCTGCATTTAATTCCTAAGACGACAAGCCTGTCTTGCTGCTGTAGAAAACGCATGGCGCAAAGCTCAAGAAGTCTGTAACCTTGTTGGCCAAACTCTAGGAAAACCTTTAATaatcaaagaagaagaaatgaaagaatgggAAGGCCAAATAGATGATCCCCAGTCATCCAGACTTTCAAATTCATTAACCGTacaacaaaaaatcaaaagtGCAACAATGCATGCTGCTTCCAAAGTATTTATAACTTTTGAAgtaaaggggagagagaagaaaaaaaaacacatctgaAATTCTGACCAAAATATATTGCGTTTGTAtctttttttgtctatttttatactttttataatgTTTGCTTTtgtcctaaatatatatattgtatagtGTATAATAAAGTGTTTCACCCCCAAGCCTGTCAATCCTTGAATATAGTTCCACAGAATACTTACATTTACTTTCTGTTTTCGAAAACGTATTACAGGAAATACTCTGGAAACAAATGTGTTATATACGCTTGTATACAGACAGTGCATGTAAGTGCATGgtgtaaataattttatatttctactcTGGAAAGAAATGTTGACACAGTTATTAACATGATTCTTAACATGCATTCTTAGAAAGAACAATGGGCTACTCTGgtagctcagtaaagaatccacctacaattcgggagacctgggttgggaagatcccctggagaagggtatggcaacccactccagtattcttgcctggagaatcccatggacagaggagcctggtgggcttcagtccatggggtcgcaaagagtcagatacaactgagtgactaacgctttcactttcacacttgcaCAACATTCATTCTTAGAACAATGAGCAATACATAACTTTTGATAAAAGGATAATGATGTATACtaagaaaatattctgatgcCAGAAATAAAAGGTAATATATGGACCAGACTGTCTTCACCAGGACTCCTTTGATTATACCAGCTTTCTCCAGTACAAATATAACATAATCCATGTATATAACTTAAGATTTCTTAgtaggtatattttttaaaaagtaaaaaacagtTGAAACTAATACTTTATTTAACCTAGCATATCCAAAATACCATTTCAGCATAtaactattttctaaataattaatgggtattttatattctttttttatcatGTTTTCAAAATctagtgtgtattttatattacagcacatctcaattcATATGCTAAATTTTCATCACAGATACTTGATCtgtatataattttcttaaaatataggcAGAAAAAAATAGGTTCACATACCCATGTTGTTCCAGACATGCTTAAAGATCTAGTAACTAGATCAAgtgtcagtttttaaattttttgaaaaaaaaaaaaaaacttttttaattttaacattcaGTTCCTTAGTttcactagccacatttcagggACTTGAAAGCCGTTAAGTAGGTAATGGCTACCATGTTGGACAGCACAGAGCCATACACTGAGATGATCCTTTAAGGCTGTCAGCAAGTACGTCACTGCTATTGCAATATACACTGACTAAAGTGTATCTACAGAAAACAAGTCTGTCATGTTGCACAGGCTTACCATTCCCCACCACACAGCTGGGCccttggggtgtttttttttttttcccctgatattTCTTGACACTCATATGCCAATATTTCTCTCTTATATTCCAGTATGCAGTTTCCATCCCCACACACTTTCTTAAGAGGCACTAAAAACCACTTCTCCATCTCTCCTGTGGTATccgtgaagtgaagtcgctcagtcgtgtccaactctttgcgatcccgtggactgtagccaccgggctcctccgtccatgggattctccaggcaagagtactggagtgggttgccatttccttccccagggtatcttcccgacccagggatctaacccaggtctccctcatcgtaggcagacgctttaacctctgagccaccagggaggtgtgAGGGAATATGGAAGCTAAGAAGAACTTTAGAATCTGACACTGCTATTTTAAAATCCTGATTTTACCACTTGAGTGTAAGCTTCTTTAGAGTGGAGATCTTTCTTTCTCGTTCACAACTGCATTCTCAGTCTCAGCATAGTGACAGGGCCAACACAGAGCAGATTCTCAAATATCTGCTGAGCATATAAACCGGTTATGAAAACTAGGCAAGTCACTTTAATTAAGCTTCTCTTTCTTCACCAGTGAAATGAGGCTAATATCTATCCTGCAGTGTTACTATAAGGATTAAAGTTGATAAATGTAAGACAATAAAGAATAATGCCTAGTACATAACAGTCATTTGGTAAATGGTAGCCACTCTATCAACTGCATTCTTTGATTATTGTCAACCCAAGTAAAATCTGCCTTCTCCAAGTCTTCCATTAAGATGAATTTTTAAGtagtcatattaaaaataaacatcagaAAATCACTTTAATGTatgttgaatttttatttccaaaaaaaattatatcttagCATTCATTTATCCACTTGAGTAAAAAAGTACAGTTGAGTctatatcaagaaaaaaaattgttcataCTCAGTAAAATTTAATCACAGGGAGTGATTTTTCTTAGCCATGGCTGCATTATATTTTTGGTTCCATCATATTTGGTAAAGAAGGTTTTCAACTTagcaagaaatatcaatacctaaaaacaaattttaagttaGCATGCACTTTTTAGGATTCACAGGCATTGCTTCAAAAAAATCCTATAAAATGGGCAGTCTTAGAATTGTATAGAGTATGTAAGAGCAGAAATCCTTCAGTGATTGGACTGGTTTATGTATGACCTGTACACTTTAAGAGAATCAAGTTTAGTTGTCAGTTAATAGCAATTTTATTAAGGTGGCAGATACTAGAGTCTCACAATGAATTACTTAGGGGATCTATTGCCACAAAGCCTGCTAGAATAACCTATACTGAACTTAATTCTTTActtccttttaaagaaaatctttcaagaaagcaaaaaattataattgctattttctgaaagaaaatttctaattagaatatttgaaacagacctgatgctgaagctgaaactacaatactttggccacctgatgcgaagagctgactcatttgaaaagaccctgatgctggggaagattgagggcaggaggagaagaggatgacagaggatgagaaggatggcatcactgactcgatggacatgagtttgagtaagctccggaagttggtgatggacagggaagcctggtgtgctgcagtccatggggtcgcaaaaagtcagacatgactgagtgactgaactgaagtgaaacagACCCACCCACTATGTTCCAAGCTCCTTTTTAGAAGGAAATACTATTAAAATAAGGTTTCTGAATATGACTGATAAATAGGATTCCATTCAGCTACAtactaaaaattacatttttaaaaatctaattgaaggataatcgctttacagtactgtgttggtttctgccatacatcaacatgaatcagccataggtatacatatgtcccctccctcctgactctccctcctacctccctccccaccccactcctcaaagtcgttacagagccctggttgtAGTTCCCCAAGTCATACAGCAATTTCCAAGTGACTAAGATTACATATTTGGTGGTAGCAATTTACCTTACTTTTATCAGTATTCTTATTTGACAGTTAACTTGAGttcaatgtaaataaataagacctgcaaaaatattttttaacctaAGATTCTGTACCTCATATTCCATAAGTATTGTtatgtcctctttggaaatataggtttagtataTCCCAATTCTGTCAGACTTGATGAGAATTTGATACTGAGGAATTCTCACtagcctaaaaaaaaaatgaattattaggTCAAAAGTGGGAGTTAACACATTATCTACAGTACAGAATTATTTGGGAGACATATGCTTCATTATTCATTCCCTAAAAACTACATAAATTAGTTTAATCAAAATAAcaagcatttaatattttattcatattatatTTGCACCCAAATAGTTTCTGATAGCTGTAATCTGTTGTGGCCTAAATCTCTTATCATATTTGGTTATGTTAAAAGACTAGAATTCACAGTGGCTAATGcaagtcccaaagaaaggcaatgccaaagaatgctcaaactactgcacaattgcactcatctcacacgctagtaaagtaatgctcaaaattctccaagccaggcttcagcagtacgtgaaccgtgaacttccagatgttcaacctggttttagaaaaggcagaggaaccagagatcaaattgccaacatctgctggatcatggaaaaagcaagagagttccagaaaaacatctatttctgctttcttgactatgccaaagcctttgactgtgtggatcacaataaactgttgaaaattttgaaagagatgggaataccagaccacctgacctgccccttgagaaacctatatgcaggtcaggaagcaacagttagaactggacatggaacaacagactggttccaaataggaaaaggagtacctcaaggctatatattgtcaccctgcttatttaacttctaggcagaatacatcatgagaaatgttgggctggaaaaagcacaagctggaatcaagattgccgggagaaatattaataacctcagataggcagatgacaccacccttatggcagaaagtgaagaggaactaaaaagcctcttgatgaaactgaaagaggaaagtgaaaaagttggcctaaagctcaacattcagaaaacaaagatcatggcatctggtcccatcacttcatgggaaatagatgaggaaacaatggaaacagtgtcagacttt
Proteins encoded:
- the IRAK1BP1 gene encoding interleukin-1 receptor-associated kinase 1-binding protein 1 is translated as MSLQQTPQPRVFVELLPWADRGRENYLLSGGETLPGRRRPLSSAPAQTPSREVHVSGTAEVSASPDRAQVVVRVSSTKEAAAEAKKSVCRRLDYITQSLRQQGVQSENVTVTKDFKRLENAYHMEAEVCITFTEFGKMQNICNFLVEKLDSSVVISQPQFYHMPGSIDNLRRQACLAAVENAWRKAQEVCNLVGQTLGKPLIIKEEEMKEWEGQIDDPQSSRLSNSLTVQQKIKSATMHAASKVFITFEVKGREKKKKHI